A portion of the Streptomyces sp. YPW6 genome contains these proteins:
- a CDS encoding amino-acid N-acetyltransferase has product MSSEQPQSDPDTELHTDPSVNKPAITVRRARTSDVGAVRRLLDGYVSGGILLDKATVTLYEDIQEFWVAERDEDATVIGCGALHVMWEDLAEVRTLAVDPRMKGAGVGHDVLEKLLQTARWLGVRRVFCLTFEVDFFAKHGFVEIGETPVDTDVYSELLRSYDEGVAEFLGLERVKPNTLGNSRMLLHL; this is encoded by the coding sequence ATGTCCTCAGAGCAGCCGCAAAGCGATCCCGATACCGAACTCCATACCGACCCGTCGGTAAATAAGCCCGCCATCACCGTCCGGCGAGCCAGGACGAGTGATGTCGGGGCGGTTCGACGACTCCTCGACGGGTACGTCTCCGGGGGCATCCTGCTCGACAAAGCGACCGTCACCCTTTACGAGGACATCCAGGAGTTCTGGGTCGCGGAACGCGACGAGGACGCGACCGTCATCGGCTGCGGCGCACTTCATGTCATGTGGGAAGACCTGGCGGAAGTGCGGACCCTCGCCGTCGACCCCCGCATGAAGGGGGCGGGAGTCGGGCATGACGTGCTGGAGAAGCTCTTGCAGACCGCGCGATGGCTCGGTGTCCGCAGGGTTTTCTGTCTCACCTTCGAAGTGGACTTCTTCGCCAAGCACGGCTTCGTCGAGATCGGGGAGACGCCTGTCGACACCGATGTCTACAGTGAGCTGCTGCGTTCCTACGACGAGGGCGTCGCGGAGTTCCTGGGCCTCGAACGAGTGAAGCCGAACACCTTGGGCAACAGCCGGATGCTTCTGCACCTGTGA
- a CDS encoding Lsr2 family protein, whose product MAQKVQVLLVDDLDGVEADETVTFALDGKTYEIDLTTANADKLRGLLEPYTKGGRRTGGRAATGRGKGRAAAGGNKDTAEIRRWARENGHNVNDRGRVPAEIREAYEKANG is encoded by the coding sequence GTGGCACAGAAGGTTCAGGTCCTTCTTGTCGATGACCTCGACGGTGTCGAGGCCGACGAGACCGTCACGTTCGCCCTCGACGGCAAGACGTACGAGATCGACCTCACCACGGCCAACGCGGACAAGCTTCGCGGCCTTCTCGAGCCCTACACCAAGGGTGGACGTCGCACCGGCGGCCGTGCCGCCACGGGCCGCGGCAAGGGCCGCGCCGCCGCCGGCGGTAACAAGGACACCGCGGAAATCCGCCGGTGGGCCCGGGAGAACGGCCACAATGTGAATGACCGCGGCCGCGTTCCCGCCGAGATCCGCGAGGCTTACGAGAAGGCCAACGGCTGA
- a CDS encoding SCO3374 family protein encodes MTRTVPQPRSSPDAAPGSADAALALRYARELGWATAGRGPLHLLTGESFDVLEVPAEAGHAVLRRGVRTGPVLLSGMRMGLLVAAGGADELPGLLDWLEWGPLAPDLTAVGAGGRVTAPPLPGCPEGSTEGSTGAAVWLRPPEPRQTPGPALPALAGFGSSGGDAPDLVRLVDAAATECHRVRLSHARTGVPTGVLTRGGAGQPLAFS; translated from the coding sequence ATGACGCGCACCGTCCCGCAGCCCCGATCGTCGCCCGATGCCGCTCCGGGTTCCGCCGACGCCGCACTCGCCCTGCGGTACGCGCGGGAGCTGGGCTGGGCCACCGCGGGGCGGGGTCCGCTGCACCTGCTCACCGGAGAGTCCTTCGACGTGCTGGAGGTGCCCGCCGAGGCCGGTCACGCCGTGCTGCGGCGCGGTGTGCGCACCGGCCCGGTGCTGCTGTCCGGTATGCGGATGGGACTGCTGGTCGCCGCGGGCGGCGCCGACGAGCTGCCGGGGCTGCTCGACTGGCTGGAGTGGGGCCCTCTCGCTCCGGACCTGACCGCCGTGGGCGCGGGGGGCCGGGTCACGGCCCCGCCCCTCCCGGGCTGCCCGGAGGGATCGACGGAGGGCTCGACGGGGGCCGCTGTATGGCTGCGGCCCCCAGAGCCGAGGCAGACGCCCGGCCCGGCGCTGCCGGCCCTCGCGGGCTTCGGGAGCAGCGGTGGGGATGCCCCCGATCTCGTACGCCTGGTGGACGCGGCGGCCACGGAATGCCATCGGGTCCGGTTGTCGCACGCCCGCACCGGCGTGCCGACAGGGGTGCTGACAAGAGGTGGGGCAGGTCAGCCGTTGGCCTTCTCGTAA